From Longimicrobium sp., a single genomic window includes:
- a CDS encoding DUF305 domain-containing protein translates to MVVACAVAGTACASRPVAAPQAVPAPADPAAHHHMPDLPATAGPGFTVADVRFMQHMIGHHAQAVRMAAMAPANGASDDVVRLARKIDISQRDEIVMMKSWLAERRQAVPDEAHSQHAMMMPGMLTDEQFARLGAARGRAFDRLFLTLMTRHHEGALQMVQELFRSPGAGQEPDIFRFATDVDADQRDELVVMERLLHAIPD, encoded by the coding sequence ATGGTTGTCGCGTGTGCCGTCGCGGGGACGGCGTGTGCATCGCGCCCGGTAGCGGCGCCGCAGGCGGTGCCCGCGCCGGCCGATCCCGCGGCGCACCACCACATGCCCGATCTGCCGGCGACGGCGGGGCCCGGGTTCACCGTGGCGGACGTGCGCTTCATGCAGCACATGATCGGGCACCACGCGCAGGCGGTGCGGATGGCCGCCATGGCGCCGGCCAACGGCGCGTCCGACGACGTGGTGCGGCTCGCCAGGAAGATCGACATCTCGCAGCGCGACGAGATCGTGATGATGAAGAGCTGGCTCGCCGAGCGGCGGCAGGCGGTGCCGGACGAGGCGCATTCCCAGCACGCGATGATGATGCCCGGGATGCTGACCGACGAGCAGTTCGCGCGGCTCGGCGCGGCGCGCGGCCGCGCGTTCGACCGGCTCTTTCTCACCCTCATGACCCGCCATCACGAGGGTGCGCTGCAGATGGTCCAGGAGCTGTTCAGGAGCCCGGGCGCGGGCCAGGAGCCGGACATCTTCCGCTTCGCCACCGACGTCGACGCCGACCAGCGCGACGAGCTCGTGGTGATGGAGCGGCTCCTCCACGCCATTCCGGATTGA